A segment of the Terribacillus aidingensis genome:
AACTATTCAGAAAACGCTTTCTTCATTTATTTATTCTAGCGCCCGCTATTTTTTAAAGCAACGAAAATCTTATTCGCATTAAAAAAGAGGATGAGCCCATATGAGCTCATCCTCTTCTTTTAACTTATTTATTCAAGTTGTAGAAAGATGCAAGTCCGCCGTAGATGCCGGATGCTTTCAACTCATCTTCGATACGAAGAAGTTGGTTGTATTTCGCAACACGGTCAGTACGGGATGGTGCACCAGTTTTGATTTGGCCAGCGTTAGTCGCTACAGCGATGTCAGCGATTGTTGCATCTTCAGATTCACCAGAACGGTGAGAGATAACAGCTGTGTAGCCAGCGCGTTTCGCCATTTCGATAGCATCGAAAGTTTCTGTAAGTGTACCGATTTGGTTCACTTTAACAAGGATGGAGTTACCAACGCCTTGCTCGATACCTTGTTTCAAACGTTTTGTGTTTGTAACGAATAGGTCATCACCAACAAGCTGGACTTTGTCGCCGATGCGGTCAGTCAATAGCTTGTGGCCTTCCCAGTCGTTTTCGTCCAAACCATCTTCGATAGAGATGATTGGATATTTGTTTGTCATTTCTTCGTACCAAGCAACCATTTCTTCAGAAGAACGAACTACGCCTTCACCTTTAAGGTTGTATTTGCCATCTTCGTAGAACTCAGAAGATGCAACGTCCATTGCAAGCTGTACTTCTTCACCTGGTTTGTAACCAGCAGCTTTGATTGCTTCTACGATTGTTTCAAGAGCTTCTTCGTTAGAAGAAAGGTTTGGTGCGAAGCCACCTTCATCACCTACACCAGTGTTCAAGCCTTTAGACTGAAGAACTTTCTTCAGGCTGTGGAAGATTTCCGCACCCATGCGAAGTGCTTCTTTGAATGTAGGAGCTCCTACAGGCATGATCATGAATTCTTGGATATCTACGTTGTTATCTGCATGCTCCCCACCATTAAGGATGTTCATCATTGGTGTTGGAAGTGTTTTGGAGTTGAATCCTCCAAGATAAGTGTAAAGAGGTACTCCAAGGTGATCTGCTGCTGCATGTGCTGCTGCCATGGAAACACCAAGAATAGCGTTGGCACCAAGTTTACCTTTGTTTTCTGTACCATCAAGTTCGATCAAAAGCTGGTCGATGATTACTTGGCGAGTAACATCGATACCGATCAATTCTGGAGCGATTTTTTCGTTTACGTTAGCAACTGCTGTTTGAACACCTTTGCCAAGGTAACGACCTTTGTCGCCGTCACGAAGCTCAACTGCTTCGTATTCACCAGTGGACGCACCACTTGGAACGATTGCAGAACCGAAAGCTCCGGATTCTGTTAGTACTTCTACTTCGATTGTAGGGTTACCACGGGAGTCAAGGACTTCGCGTGCATATACGTCAGTAATGTATGGCATTATTTTTTCTCTCCTCTTATTTTTGAATTAGGCTTGTGCCTGTCATTTCTTCTGGTTTCTCAACATCCAATAGATCCAGTAATGTAGGGGACAAGTCAGCTAGGATACCGCCGCTGCGGAGTTCAACGCCTTCTTTTGTCACAATTACAGGAACTGGATTGGTCGTATGGGCAGTCATTGGCTTATCTTCAAGCGTAACTACTTCATCCGAGTTGCCATGGTCAGCCGTGATGATGGCGTGACCGCCTTTTTCAATAATCTTGTCGACGATTTTACCGAGGCATTCGTCAACTGCTTCAATTGCCTTCACAGTCGGTTCCAGCATACCTGAATGTCCAACCATGTCAGGGTTAGCGAAGTTCAAGATGATCGCTTGGTGTTTGTCCTGATCCAAGTCATCAAGTAACGCGTCCGTCACTTCATATGCACTCATTTCAGGTTTCAGATCGTATGTCGCCACTTTCGGGCTGTTAATCAGGATCCGATCCTCACCAGGGAACTCTTCTTCGCGGCCGCCGCTCATAAAGAATGTAACGTGCGGGTATTTCTCTGTTTCTGCAATGCGCAGCTGTTTGATGTTGTTCTGAGAGAGCACTTCACCAACCGTGTTATCCAAGTTTACTGGCTTGTACGCAACATCGCCGTCTACCGTTTCACTAAAGTTCGTCATGCAGACGAATTCATTGATCGTTGGAGGGTGTTCACCACGATCAAAGTCACGGAAGTCTTTGTTTGCGAATGTCCGAGAAATCTGGATAGCTCGGTCCGGGCGGAAGTTATAGAAGATGATAGCATCATCATCCTGTATTTTCGCTACCGGTTCGCCGTTTTCCTCTGTAATGACAGATGGAAGGACGAATTCATCATAGATTTCATTTTTATAGGAATCTTCGATGACGTCATATGGGCTCTTATAGGCAGGTCCTTCTCCGTAAACCATCGCATCGTACGCTTTTTTCACACGATCCCAGCGTTTGTCGCGATCCATGGAATAATAGCGGCCTGTAAGTGTTGCAATCCTGCCAACACCGAGTTCCTTGATTTTGGCTTCTGTCTGATCAATGAATTCTTTCGCGCTTTTCTGACCGACATCACGGCCGTCAAGGAATCCATGGATGTACACTTTCTCCAAGTCATGCTTCTTCGCAAGCTCTAAAAGAGCGAATAAATGCTCAATATGGCTGTGCACGCCGCCATTTGATAAAAGACCGAAGAGGTGCAGACTCTTGTCGTTCTTTTTCGCATGGTCGACTGCTTTAAGTAGCACTTCATTATCATAGAAGTCGCCCTCTTTGATGGATTTATTCACGCGAGTCAGACTTTGATACACGATGCGTCCGGCACCGATGTTCAAGTGACCTACCTCAGAGTTACCCATCTGGCCTTCCGGCAAACCAACAGCCTCTCCGCTAGCAGTAAGTTCGTTATGCGGATACTTGTTCCAGTAACGGTCGAAGTTCGGCTTTTTGGCATGCTTCACTGCATTACCCTTTTCTTCATCGCGGATACCGAATCCGTCGAGGATGATGAGGGCAGCTAGTTTGTCCTGACTCATTTTGCACCAGCCTCCACAAGCGCTAGGAAGGAATCTGCTTCCAGGCTTGCACCGCCGACTAAAGCGCCGTCGATATCAGATTCTGCAAGAAGTTCGTCCACGTTTGCTGGCTTTACGCTTCCCCCGTATTGGATGCGTACAGCATCAGCTGCTTCAGCGGATACTTTCTCTTTCACAACGTTACGGATGAAGGTGCAGACCTCATTCGCTTGCTGTGCAGTTGCAGTCTTACCAGTACCGATAGCCCATACAGGCTCATAAGCAAGAATTACTGTTGAAACTTGCTCAGCAGACAGACCTTCCAAAGCCTTTTCAACTTGTCCGCCGACTACTTCGTTTGTTTTATCAGCTTCACGCTCTTCAAGCGTTTCGCCGATGCAGACGATTGGAGTGATTCCATGCTGCAATGCTGCATGTGTCTTCTTGTTTACAGACTCGTCTGTTTCGTTGTAGTATTCACGACGCTCAGAGTGTCCAATTACCGCATATTCCACACCGATGCTTTTCAGCGCTGTAGGGCTGATTTCACCAGTGAAAGCGCCGCTTTCTTCATAATGCATTGTTTGAGCAGCAATCTTAAGGTCCGTACCCTCTGTAAGCTTCACTAGCTCAGTCAAATACAATGCTGGTGCACAAACAATCGCTTCTGCTTTGTCACTGGATGGAATCTTCGCTTTCGTCGCTTCGATGAATTCTTTTGCTTCAGAAATTGTTTTGTTCATTTTCCAGTTTCCTGCGATGACGTTTTTACGCATAGTTCTCCATCCCTTCAGTCTTTTTATTTATCGTTCAATGCAGCTACACCAGGCAGCTCCTTACCTTCCATGAATTCAAGGCTGGCACCGCCGCCAGTGGAGATATGATCCATTTTGTCAGCAAGGCCGAATTTTTCTACTGCTGCAGCAGAGTCACCACCGCCGATGATAGAGAATCCTTCTCCTTCTGCCAATGCTTCACCCACTGCTTTTGTTCCGCCAGAGAACGCGTTCAACTCGAACACACCCATTGGTCCGTTCCAGATGATCAACTTGGAGTCTTTAACGATCTGTTTGTAAGTCTCACGAGTTTTCGGTCCGATATCCAAAGCTTCCCAGTCAGCAGGAATTTCTTCAATGCTCACTTCACGCTTGTTGGCATCCTCCGAGAAATCATCAGCAACAACAACATCCTCAGGCATAACCATATTGACGCCTTTGTCTTTTGCTTTTTGCATGAATTCTTTTGCTAAATCGATTTTATCTTCTTCAAGCAAGGATTTTCCGATTTCGTAGCCGCGTGCCTTAACAAATGTATAAGCCAAGCCGCCGCCGATGATCAGATTATCTACTTTATCAAGCAGGTTATCGATTACACCGATTTTATCTTTTACTTTTGCACCGCCAATGATGGCTGTGAATGGTCGTTCCGGATTGGATAGTGCTTTGCCAAGTACCTCCAGCTCACGCTCCAAAAGCAAACCTGCAACAGCTGGAAGATGTTTTGCCACACCTTCTGTAGAAGCATGCGCACGGTGTGCAGCACCGAATGCATCATTCACATACACATCAGCCATCGAAGCAAAAGCTTTTGCCAATTCAGGGTCATTCTTTTCTTCACCTGGCTCAAAGCGTACGTTCTCGATAAGAAGTACTTCGCCGTCAGCAAGCTCAGCTACTGCTTCGTTCACTTCTTCGCCATGAACCTGATCTACTTTTGCAACTTCTTTATCAAGTAAATCGCTAAGACGCTGTGCAACAGGGTCCAAACGCAAATCTTCCTTTACTTCGCCTTTCGGACGGCCAAGATGGCTTGCTAGAATTACTTTCGCACCTTGCTCTGTAAGGTGCTTGATTGTCGGAAGGGCAGCCTTGATCCGTGTATCATCGGTTACTGTGCCATTTTCCATTGGTACGTTGAAATCTACACGGCAGAAAACTTTCTTGCCGGCTACATCGATATCGCGGATTGATTTCTTGTTCATATCTACGCCTCCTCGAATACTTGTTACCTATGTATCTGTTCCTTCTATGTATTCGCCAATGGCAGGTTCTGTTCCTTCTTGTCGAATACACAGAAAAAAGAACAGGCATAGGTTAAAAGGGAGGGAGGTGCACCCCCCTCCCTTTCTACCACTGCTTATTAAAAATTAGATGCCTTTGCTTTTCAAGAACACAGCCAAATCTACACAACGAGTGGAGTAACCCATTTCGTTATCGTACCAAGAAACAACTTTCACCATGTTATCTTCCAATACCATTGTAGAAAGTGCATCTACAGTAGAAGAGTTTCTGTTTCCGATGTAGTCGGAAGAAACAAGCGGCTCTTCGCTGTAACCAAGAACGTGGTTAAGATCGCCTTCAGCAGCGTCTTTCAATGCAGTGTTCACTTGCTCAGCAGATACGTTTTGGTCTAATTCGACAACCAAGTCAACGATGGAAGCATCAGCAACTGGCACACGCATAGCCATACCATTCAATTTACCTTTCAATTCAGGCAATACTAGAGATACAGCTTTCGCAGCACCTGTAGTTGTTGGGATGATGTTTTGAGCTGCTGCACGTGCACGACGGTAGTCTTTATGCGGCAAGTCAAGGATTTGCTGGTCATTTGTGTACGCGTGAACTGTTGTTACTAGACCGCGTTTGATTCCGAATGCATCATGAAGTACTTTTGCAACCGGCGCCAAGCAGTTAGTAGTACAAGAAGCGTTAGAGATTACAGTATGCTCGGATGGATCATAGCTGTTTTCGTTAACACCCATTACGACAGTTAGGTCTTCACCTTTAGCTGGTGCAGAGATGATAACTTTTTTCGCTCCAGCTTCGATGTGTTTCTTCGCATCTTCACCATTTGTGAAAATACCAGTAGATTCAACTACTACTTCTACACCAAGATCTCCCCAGCCAAGGTTAGCAGGATCGCGCTCAGAAAGAACTTTGATCTCTCTACCGTCAACAACTAAGTTAGAGCCGTTTACGGATACTTCTGCATCAAGGATACCGTGTACAGAATCATACTTTAACAAATGGGCAAGCATATTCGCATCAGTAAGGTCGTTGATTGCAACTACCTCTGCTTCGCTGTTAGTTAGCGCCTGACGGAATACGTTACGTCCAATACGTCCAAAACCGTTAATACCAATTTTTACTGTCATGAAAATTTCCTCCTTGTAATAACTGAATGATTAAAGGGTTCAATGGCCCTTTATTAACTGGTTCGCTGCCGCCTCATCCGTTACCAGGATATTGTTTCTTCCCAGTTTGAAGTATGAGGCGATTGCACGAGCTTTCGAGGCACCGCCTGCAATAGCTATTACATGTTCTGCTCTATCTAAGTCCTCCAGCTGTAATCCGACTGTGCGGACACGATGGACTACATTCCCCTCAGCGTCGAAGTAATAACCAAATGCCTCACTTACTGCAACACCGCTTTTTATCTTTTCGACAAGCGGCGCAGGCGTCCGTCTCCGCTCCGCCATCGTCATGGCGTCACCGATACCGTGAATGACTACATTCGAACGGTTGATGATGGACAGGACTTCCTTAACGGAAGGCTCTTCGATAATTGTCTGATATGATTCTTCCCCGATCGGATCAGGAACATACAGCAGCCGGTACTGACTTCTGGCTCGCTTCGCCATAGCAGCACAAATCGTGTTCGCTTCGTTTTCCACCTGCTCACCAATACCGCCGCGGGCAGGTACGAACATGACGTTTTCAGCTGTATGAATTGGCGGCATCGCTGCTGCCAGCGCGGCCATGGTGGTGCCACCTGTCACTGCAACCGTATAGTTCGGATGCAGCGTCTTTTCCAGAAGCTGGGCACACCGTTTTCCCATCTCTTGTTTTACCCAATCTTGGGTATCACTATTACCGGGGACAACAATACAATTATCTATTCCTAGTGTTTCCCGGACTCGCTGTTCCAAAACACTTATTTCAGAGGCTTCGAGCATAAAAGCTTCCAATTGTTCGTGAACTTCCAGGCCGAACTCGGTAATCTGTACCCCTTTTGTTGTGATATAGATCAATCCTTGGTTCTGAAGGAAGTCAATTTCACCTCTGACGACTCGTTCTGCAAGATTCATGTTTTCAGCAAGTGTGCGACGTCCCAGCGGTCCCATTGTTTTGACAAACTGCAGGATTCCGTATCTTCGCTGCATAATTGCCAGAACATCCGGGAAAAGCTTTTTTTGTAGATCTATTATCGATCGCATAACATACCCCTTCTTCATAAAGCTTAATGGGTCAAAAATGTCCCAGTATGTCATATATTGTCCCACTTGCTATAAAAAAAATTCCTCTTGCACGATTATCATAACAGTAAGATTCGCTATATTCAACTTAAATCCATCGAAATAAACAATTTATTTATATATTTTTTTAACTTAACATTTTCATAACAAAAAGGCACCGACTACAAGTCGATGCCTTCCTACTATATATTATGTTAATGCAGTTTCCGGAACAGCTGCCTGTTCTTTCTTTTCCCAAGGACGGGAACGCCATCTCCGGTAAGCGAAGAAGCCGCGGAACCATTCATCTACACCCATCGCGATCCAGACCCCAAGTAAACCAAGACCGAAGGATACGCCGAGTGTGTAGCTAAGGAGTACAGCAATACCCCACATGCTGATGACTCCGATGATTGCTGGGAATTTCGCATCGCCAGCAGACTTGAGTGAACTCATCAAGACGATATTCATTGCACGACCAGGCTCCGTGAAGGCAACTGCCCAGAGAATCGGGATACCTACTGCCAGAATAGCCGGATCATCTGTGAACATTTGCAGGATAGGGGCTCCAGTCAGTGCGAATCCTAATGAAACAATGAAAGATGCGACCATTGCTATTTTCAGGGTACGCAAGCCTCGTTTGAGCGCACGATCGAATTGCTTGCCGCCGATATATCGAGATACAAGCAGCTGCGTACCTTCTGCAATAGACAATGTAAACAAGTAGCATAGCATGGAAATATTATTGATATATACACGCGCAGCCAGTGAAGCATCGCCGAAATTCGCTACAATTGCTGTGATGACAATCTGCGAATATTGATAAGACAAGTTTTCTGCTGCAGAAGGTACACCGATAACCAGGATATCCTTGATATCTTGTACGTTCAGCTTAATCAAATGTGTTCCTGTAAAACGTATTGCCAGATAACGATAAACAAAGTAGAACAATACAACAACCGCAAAAATACGGGCAATCACGATCGTCCAGGATACTCCGACAACACCAGTGATCGGCATGCCGAACAATCCAAAGATAGCAATCATATAGCCTAGCACACTCAGAACATTCATCAATACGGCAACTACCATGGAAACCTTCGTCCGGCCATTTGCCCGCAAGATTGCACTAAGTGTTAATGATAGAGATTCCAAGAATAAAGATGCACCGCATATTTTCACAAAGGTGGTAGCATAAGCGAGTGTCTCACCTTTTAAATCAAAGAAACTTAAAAATACAGAACCGAACAAAACGACAACAGCAGAAACGATCAAGCCAAACCAAAAGTTCATACCGAACGCTGTCCGAGCTGTCTGCCGGGCATGCGCCAAATCCTCTGCACCGAGCTTCTGGCCGATGATGATCATAGAAGCAATAGACGTGACGTTAAAAACCAAAATAAAAATGCTAATCAGCTGATTCGCTACGCCGACTCCGGCAGCAGCTAAATCTGAGTAATGACTCAGCATCAGTGTAGCAACAATACCCATTCCCATATGAAGTGCTAATTCAATAAACAGCGGCCAAGAGATGCGAAACAATGTTTGCTCAGATGTAGAAGTTGGGTTACCCAACAGACATTCTCCTTTTCGTTAAAATCAAACTCACTCTATATTAATCCTTTTTTTGAGAATGTAAAGGGCTTTACCTAAAAAAGACAAAAATTATTTTTTAACTCTACAACAGCTCTATAAACGCTTATCCCCTCGCTGTTTAGTGAGTATTCTCACAATTTTACAGGAAGCGTTTTCAAAGAAAAATAACAAATCCTCTAACTCCTTTCGCTGCATTTCATTAACAACCTATCCTCACTTTTATCAATTATTTGAGATGACTTGTGATGAAAACAAAAAACGCCTTCCTTATTTGGAAGGCGCTTTTAAAGCTAATTGTTTTTCTATTTCCTGCTGCTTCAATTCCCGGCGCAGGATCTTCCCGCTGATTTGTGTTTTCGGCAGTTCTTCCATTACTTCGATTTCCCTTGGAGCAGCATGAGCAGCCAGGTTCTTACGGACAAACAGTCGTAAAGATTCCAGCAGCTCTGGTGTTTCCTCATACCCATCACGTAACGTGATGAAAGCTTTGACGATTTCCCCGCGAACAGGATCTGGTTTTCCGATCACCCCTGCTTCTGCAACTGCAGGATGTTCAATCAGTTTGCTTTCTACTTCAAAAGGACCGATTCGCTCACCGGAAGAATTGATCATATCATCGTTTCGGCCTTGGAAGAAGATATATCCTTCTTCGTCCTTCAATGCTAGATCCCCCGAAATATACCAGCCTGGATAAACAAAATAACTCTCATATTTTCCTCGGTCGCCCCAGATATCCTGCATAAGACCCGGCCATGGGGTCTTAACGGCAAGCTGACCAATTGAATTCGCCGGCAGCTCATTCCCCTCTTCATCGAGGATACCAACTTGAATGCCTGGGAATGCACGACCCATTGATCCCGGTTTGATGGGTTCAGAAGGCAGATTGACAATGATATGCCCGCCTGTTTCGGTCATCCACCACGTATCGTGGATACGTAGCTGTAAGTTATCCCACGCCCAAGTAATGACTTCCGGATTGAGTGGTTCTCCTACGCTGAGGATATGACGCAAGCTGGATAAATCATAATCCTTGTACAAATCTCCTTTTGCCTTGAGCAGACGGAAAGCAGTAGGTGCACTATAAAGTGTCGTTACTTTAAGCTCTTCAATGATTTTATACCATGATTCTGCTTGGAAGCGTCCTCCTTGGATAACTATCGTTGCTCGGTTCAGCCATGGTGCGAACAAACCGTAGACGCTGCCAGTCACCCAACCTGGATGGGACGTGCACCAATACACATCATCATCTTGCACATCAAGCACCCACTTGCCGGATACAGCATGGTGGATGAAAGAACGGTGGGCATGCAGGACGCCCTTCGGCTTACCTGTCGAGCCGCTCGTATAATGTATCAGCAGACCGTCTTCTCTGTCGACCCACTCCACTTCTCCTGAAACAGCCGCATCAGGCTCAGCTGCATCAATTTCTTCTATTAAAAGAATTTCCTGCAAGGAGGGGATATCCTCGGCCGGCACTCGGTTGATCAAGTCCTGATCCGTTATGAGCAGCGTACCACCGCAATCATTGATCCGATCACGCACTGCATCTTCCATGAAGGCTTCAAACAAAGGACCTGCGATGGCGCCGATGCGGATCGTCGCCAGGATAGCAACATAGCATTCCGGATTTTTCGGTAAAAAGATAAAAACGCGATCGCCTTTTTCCACTCCATGTGAGCGGAGGACCTTTGCATAATGCTCAATTTTCTGCTGCAGCTGTTCGAATGTCAAACTGGATTGCAGCACTCCATCTTTCACATAATGCAAGGCCGTTTTCGCACCATAGCCTTCCTCGACGTGACGGTCGACAGCTTCATAGGATGCATTGCATTTTCCATCTTTCCTGCCGGACAACTCCTCTTCCAGCGCCTTCCAGTCATGGTTGTTAACTGCCTCTTGATAGCTTGGCAGATTATGCTTTCTGTCCAATTTCGGTGACAAGGCTGTAGTCATATGTCTGTTCCTTCCCTTCCAGTAAATCTAGAATGTCTTCTTTCCATTTTCCTAGCGCTGCACTCCCTCGGGAACGCGGTCTTGATAAAGCTATTTTCAAGTCTTTGGCCAAAGTCGATGGCCGCCCCTGCAGGAGCAGTACACGATCACTCAGATACAAAGCCTCATCGATATCATGCGTAACGAGAATAATTGTTGTGCCAGTTGTTTCCCAGATCCTCAATAGCAGCTCTTGCAGCTGCATTTTTGTAAATG
Coding sequences within it:
- a CDS encoding sugar-binding domain-containing protein, producing MRSIIDLQKKLFPDVLAIMQRRYGILQFVKTMGPLGRRTLAENMNLAERVVRGEIDFLQNQGLIYITTKGVQITEFGLEVHEQLEAFMLEASEISVLEQRVRETLGIDNCIVVPGNSDTQDWVKQEMGKRCAQLLEKTLHPNYTVAVTGGTTMAALAAAMPPIHTAENVMFVPARGGIGEQVENEANTICAAMAKRARSQYRLLYVPDPIGEESYQTIIEEPSVKEVLSIINRSNVVIHGIGDAMTMAERRRTPAPLVEKIKSGVAVSEAFGYYFDAEGNVVHRVRTVGLQLEDLDRAEHVIAIAGGASKARAIASYFKLGRNNILVTDEAAANQLIKGH
- the tpiA gene encoding triose-phosphate isomerase, which codes for MRKNVIAGNWKMNKTISEAKEFIEATKAKIPSSDKAEAIVCAPALYLTELVKLTEGTDLKIAAQTMHYEESGAFTGEISPTALKSIGVEYAVIGHSERREYYNETDESVNKKTHAALQHGITPIVCIGETLEEREADKTNEVVGGQVEKALEGLSAEQVSTVILAYEPVWAIGTGKTATAQQANEVCTFIRNVVKEKVSAEAADAVRIQYGGSVKPANVDELLAESDIDGALVGGASLEADSFLALVEAGAK
- a CDS encoding MATE family efflux transporter — protein: MGNPTSTSEQTLFRISWPLFIELALHMGMGIVATLMLSHYSDLAAAGVGVANQLISIFILVFNVTSIASMIIIGQKLGAEDLAHARQTARTAFGMNFWFGLIVSAVVVLFGSVFLSFFDLKGETLAYATTFVKICGASLFLESLSLTLSAILRANGRTKVSMVVAVLMNVLSVLGYMIAIFGLFGMPITGVVGVSWTIVIARIFAVVVLFYFVYRYLAIRFTGTHLIKLNVQDIKDILVIGVPSAAENLSYQYSQIVITAIVANFGDASLAARVYINNISMLCYLFTLSIAEGTQLLVSRYIGGKQFDRALKRGLRTLKIAMVASFIVSLGFALTGAPILQMFTDDPAILAVGIPILWAVAFTEPGRAMNIVLMSSLKSAGDAKFPAIIGVISMWGIAVLLSYTLGVSFGLGLLGVWIAMGVDEWFRGFFAYRRWRSRPWEKKEQAAVPETALT
- a CDS encoding phosphoglycerate kinase, translating into MNKKSIRDIDVAGKKVFCRVDFNVPMENGTVTDDTRIKAALPTIKHLTEQGAKVILASHLGRPKGEVKEDLRLDPVAQRLSDLLDKEVAKVDQVHGEEVNEAVAELADGEVLLIENVRFEPGEEKNDPELAKAFASMADVYVNDAFGAAHRAHASTEGVAKHLPAVAGLLLERELEVLGKALSNPERPFTAIIGGAKVKDKIGVIDNLLDKVDNLIIGGGLAYTFVKARGYEIGKSLLEEDKIDLAKEFMQKAKDKGVNMVMPEDVVVADDFSEDANKREVSIEEIPADWEALDIGPKTRETYKQIVKDSKLIIWNGPMGVFELNAFSGGTKAVGEALAEGEGFSIIGGGDSAAAVEKFGLADKMDHISTGGGASLEFMEGKELPGVAALNDK
- the gpmI gene encoding 2,3-bisphosphoglycerate-independent phosphoglycerate mutase, whose amino-acid sequence is MSQDKLAALIILDGFGIRDEEKGNAVKHAKKPNFDRYWNKYPHNELTASGEAVGLPEGQMGNSEVGHLNIGAGRIVYQSLTRVNKSIKEGDFYDNEVLLKAVDHAKKNDKSLHLFGLLSNGGVHSHIEHLFALLELAKKHDLEKVYIHGFLDGRDVGQKSAKEFIDQTEAKIKELGVGRIATLTGRYYSMDRDKRWDRVKKAYDAMVYGEGPAYKSPYDVIEDSYKNEIYDEFVLPSVITEENGEPVAKIQDDDAIIFYNFRPDRAIQISRTFANKDFRDFDRGEHPPTINEFVCMTNFSETVDGDVAYKPVNLDNTVGEVLSQNNIKQLRIAETEKYPHVTFFMSGGREEEFPGEDRILINSPKVATYDLKPEMSAYEVTDALLDDLDQDKHQAIILNFANPDMVGHSGMLEPTVKAIEAVDECLGKIVDKIIEKGGHAIITADHGNSDEVVTLEDKPMTAHTTNPVPVIVTKEGVELRSGGILADLSPTLLDLLDVEKPEEMTGTSLIQK
- the gap gene encoding type I glyceraldehyde-3-phosphate dehydrogenase, whose translation is MTVKIGINGFGRIGRNVFRQALTNSEAEVVAINDLTDANMLAHLLKYDSVHGILDAEVSVNGSNLVVDGREIKVLSERDPANLGWGDLGVEVVVESTGIFTNGEDAKKHIEAGAKKVIISAPAKGEDLTVVMGVNENSYDPSEHTVISNASCTTNCLAPVAKVLHDAFGIKRGLVTTVHAYTNDQQILDLPHKDYRRARAAAQNIIPTTTGAAKAVSLVLPELKGKLNGMAMRVPVADASIVDLVVELDQNVSAEQVNTALKDAAEGDLNHVLGYSEEPLVSSDYIGNRNSSTVDALSTMVLEDNMVKVVSWYDNEMGYSTRCVDLAVFLKSKGI
- the acsA gene encoding acetate--CoA ligase, with the translated sequence MTTALSPKLDRKHNLPSYQEAVNNHDWKALEEELSGRKDGKCNASYEAVDRHVEEGYGAKTALHYVKDGVLQSSLTFEQLQQKIEHYAKVLRSHGVEKGDRVFIFLPKNPECYVAILATIRIGAIAGPLFEAFMEDAVRDRINDCGGTLLITDQDLINRVPAEDIPSLQEILLIEEIDAAEPDAAVSGEVEWVDREDGLLIHYTSGSTGKPKGVLHAHRSFIHHAVSGKWVLDVQDDDVYWCTSHPGWVTGSVYGLFAPWLNRATIVIQGGRFQAESWYKIIEELKVTTLYSAPTAFRLLKAKGDLYKDYDLSSLRHILSVGEPLNPEVITWAWDNLQLRIHDTWWMTETGGHIIVNLPSEPIKPGSMGRAFPGIQVGILDEEGNELPANSIGQLAVKTPWPGLMQDIWGDRGKYESYFVYPGWYISGDLALKDEEGYIFFQGRNDDMINSSGERIGPFEVESKLIEHPAVAEAGVIGKPDPVRGEIVKAFITLRDGYEETPELLESLRLFVRKNLAAHAAPREIEVMEELPKTQISGKILRRELKQQEIEKQLALKAPSK
- the eno gene encoding phosphopyruvate hydratase — protein: MPYITDVYAREVLDSRGNPTIEVEVLTESGAFGSAIVPSGASTGEYEAVELRDGDKGRYLGKGVQTAVANVNEKIAPELIGIDVTRQVIIDQLLIELDGTENKGKLGANAILGVSMAAAHAAADHLGVPLYTYLGGFNSKTLPTPMMNILNGGEHADNNVDIQEFMIMPVGAPTFKEALRMGAEIFHSLKKVLQSKGLNTGVGDEGGFAPNLSSNEEALETIVEAIKAAGYKPGEEVQLAMDVASSEFYEDGKYNLKGEGVVRSSEEMVAWYEEMTNKYPIISIEDGLDENDWEGHKLLTDRIGDKVQLVGDDLFVTNTKRLKQGIEQGVGNSILVKVNQIGTLTETFDAIEMAKRAGYTAVISHRSGESEDATIADIAVATNAGQIKTGAPSRTDRVAKYNQLLRIEDELKASGIYGGLASFYNLNK